Genomic DNA from Magnolia sinica isolate HGM2019 chromosome 4, MsV1, whole genome shotgun sequence:
AACAACCCTTTTGGCCCACAGTCCTCTTCATTGATCCTTAAACGACATCCTACAAGTTGCAACACCCATAACCATACTCCATCTATAAACACCACCAATCTCACCCACATTGTATTTGGTGTCGCGGGGTCCATCAAAACATGGAGAAATAGAGGGCCCTACGTTGATCTATGGTGGCGTCCGAACCGAACCCGCGGGTTCGTTTGGTTAGATAGAGCTCCAGATTACCCATGGCCATCCTCCTCTCCTCCATTCCGAATCTCTGAAGACATATCAAGATTCCACGACTACGCGAAGCATGCGATGCCGTTCGCGATCCGCATGGTCCGCGTAGTCTTGGAGAGCTTCAGGGCAGACATGGATAATGTGAGGTGGTACGTGATGGTGGATGACGATACTGTTCTTGTTTTAGATAACTTGGTGGAAGTTCTTGCGAAGTATGATCATAACAAGTACTTCTATATTGGGGGGAATTCGGAATGCATTTCACAGAACACTGACCATTCTTTTGAAATGGCGTTTGGGGGAGCAGCATATGCAATGAGCTTCCCGCTCGTGAAGGCATTGGCGCGGATTTTAGATGATTGTTTGAAAAGGTACCAGACATTGTATGGGAGTGATCATATCATACAATCATGTATAGCTGAGATTGGAGTTTCTCTCACCAGAGAACCGGGTTTTCACCAGGTAGTTTTtttaatctctccaaatgcatggatTTCAAATTGCTTTGTTTTGAAATTGAATCACGTAGTTGCAACTAGAAGTAAGGTTTTAAGACGTCCGTGCCGTGTCGAGTCACGACTCagttgagttgggttgagtcaCCACTTATTTTAGTACTGACTCGCCTGCTGCTGAACGGGATTTGAGTCgactaagggtggcaatgggctgggtttggCCGGGGCCAGTCTAGACCCCATACTTGAGGCCGAAGTCCGTAGCCCAAGCCTTGGAAAAATTGATTGGACCCGGGCTGATCCAGACCAGCCCAAAAAATGACAAAATTTAGATTTCCCAGTTGGATGTTTTTAATCCAtctgtcaagtgggccacacgtgcacgAAGAAATAGACATTTAGAGGAACAAAACCAATGGTCCGCATTCAAGAAACAAACGGTCCACATTTAAGATGCATGGGTTGGAATGAGATATATGTAGGGTATAACACGTACATATGAGGTGGTGTCGGGCTGGGTCGGGCAAAAAATTTCTTGAACCAAGCTCGACCAAAAATTTATTGGCTAATATCCCAAAGTGGGTACAATGGTGaagtgatccaagccgttgatctgatggaaccCACTATGGATGACGGATGTCCAAAATGTTGATGTAAGAATATCCTAAACCTTTAGAGCAGCATACAAATAAAAGCAACAATTCATATTAATCTATGAATAAAATAATTCACATTAATCTGAAATAGGCCAAAAATCAAAGGGTTGGGATCTTTCAAAATCAGTGGTCATGtcataaatccacaccatcccatCAATTGGTCACCTCATGGCCCACATCCATCAAGGATTCTGATGGGCTAATGGTATATTTTCATTGACCCATAATTTCAACCACTCATCCAAAGAAATCGACTGATCAGACGGTTATAAACAcctgatcaatataatatttagtCTATGCTGATCGAAGAGGCAGACAGTGAGATCCATTATCATGGACACTGATTAGACGGTATAGATGTTTTGTAAATCAAATTTGAAAAACTCCATTAATATTGCTTGTTGTCACAGATCGATCTGCATGGCGATATCTCAGGTCTATTATCAGCCCACCCACAATCTCCCTTCCTTTCCCTACATCACATAGACTTCGTGGACCCCATCTTCCCTTCAATGGACCGTCTCCAATCACTCAAACACATCATGGAACCTGCTTCCACCGACTCTTCCCGTCTGCTGCAGCAAACCATCTGCTACGACAAACGATTCAACTGGTCTTTGTCAATCTCATGGGGATATTCAGCACAGATATATGAAAAAATCCACCCACCGAGCATTCTACAAAGACCCCTCCAGACATTTTGGCCATGGAAGAACTCGGCAAGGCCGCCGTTCATGTTCAATGTGCGGCCTCTATCGAGAGATCCATGTGAAGCGgcccacttcttcttcttcaaatccGTTGATGTAGCAAGCGACGGTCGAACCATTACGAATTACATTAGGAGATCTGCCCGTCAAATCCCAGCTTGTGATTTGAGTGGGAACTACTCAGCTGATGGAGTGTCGACGATTCGGGTTTTCTCGCCGGCCACAAAACTCCAAGGGGTGAGTGTATGTTTCCTTAGCTGTGTCCAGAGAGGCAGTGCAATCTCAAGCGTACTCACATCTGGACTGTTGATACGGTGGGCCCTTCTGTGAgagaccacaccatggaaaatgcATGGATGAGACAATACTAGAATTGTAGATTGTTGTACTGAACAAAATGATTTCTGGGCAGTGGCCTACATCcatggttgggcccacttggAGATTGTCCTGATAACGGGTGCACTACAGACGGTACAGATGGGGTCGATGGTCCATACAACTTTTTACATGATGGCACAATGTACGGTGGAGatgatcttaatctctctctttctttttcttttttctttttggtatttTTTTCAGGTTGGAAGAAGAAGGGAATGCTGTGAAGTCATTCCTTCGTCCGATGCGAACGTTACAGAGGTTACGGTTAGGGCTTGCATGGATAATGAATTAGTGGGGTAACGGTAATTATCGTGTACAAGTGGCATGATCGTAATTATCAGGTACTTTAAGTGTATTTTTACCATAGAAAATTAGCAATGTAACCATCGTTTCTAGACGGCGTtataagacaaatatcagcttgatctaaggcTTTTGTGGCTCCgaagaatgttttaatggtgagcgttcaatcaccactgtgtggtccacttgagcatcggatctacctcattttttggatcatataatggaatgatctgaaaaaatggatggacggcgtggataaaacgcatacataaCGGTTGGACCTACAAAGCTCCTGCCTGGACCGAGTCCGGCCAGCgctggacgcaatccgcgtccgctacGTGATACTCCGGCTGCGTATGACGTATGATACGCAGCACCTACAAATGGTCCACGTGGCATACATTGACTCAAACCAACCGTCTATTTGGAACCTGCCGGCCTGCAAGACTTGGATTTCTCCACGCGTGCGTTGCACGTGCCATATCCATTGTTCAACATGATAGTTGCATCTTAAAATAAAATCATCACGTCTACCGTACATGAAATCGGCTCATCATGATCACCCGGCGCGAAAATGAGGGCAAtcaactcatcatgtgggccacacaagattaCTTTGGGATGAATGGCGGTTTTCAATTATTTCctgttatgtggcccacatgaccattggatcaacttgattttgcACTGGGTGTTCTCCGTGGTGGATGTTTCACATACCTTCCACGTTATCATACAAGAGCTACTTGGACGTTAGCACTATGGTCCAACTAATTGTTTGCGAGATTTCTTCAATTAGATGTAATTGAGTCATAGATCCTTTTTGGCTGCAAGTGGGCTTcaacataagaaacagtgggaacacaAACGTCCACCCTCGTAAACCTCGACCGTGTGTTTGCCCAATTTAATCAAATACAAGGCCACCTATGTCGACGAGGGCTACATTCTGTATTATGTTAAGCATGTGCATCTAGATAGTACGGGTGTGCTAAAATCATAGTCGACTCAAGTTTAATCGAATGCTAGTATCTCATGCTAAGGTAGACCCATTAAGACTGGAGTCATAGGATTGACCGTCTCTCAACCAATGGATTATTTTTACATTGCgttaaggacttttctttcaccGATAATAAcgaattttgtattttttaatagAATAATGTTGGATAGATTTAAAACTAAAGGTAAGAATGCTAATTTTATTGGTATGAGTTTAGTacaatcaacatataaacaaaatAAAGTAGATAAATAAACAAAAGATAAATCCTTGTGATCACTTGTGTATAAAAACAATCAAAGTGGATGGTCAGGAGGATATGACCAAGGAATGATCTTCCAAGTAAGGACTTGGTTGATCAGGGATCTAATGACGTTAATTAGTTCGTAGATATTTATACTACTTATAAGCATATTATAGCGATGGCACTGGACAGTAGCAATCTAAAGCTAATATAAACTATTGATGTTTTGCAATATGGTTGGACGAAAGTGGAGAAACTAGATCCTAAGATAAAGACAAAGTTGTGCCGTGTAGATTGATTATGTTTGGCATGGGCCTGGAACTCTTTATCGcatgtagagctgtacacgaattgAGTTAGCTAAGTTAACTCACTTGACTTAAATCGAAAAAGTTCGATTCGATTCGGTTCGgaattgagttcaagccgagtcaagctgatttttggagcttgaaaaattttgagccgagttcgagcttgtccaAGTTAGAATTaaacctcaacttgaatcaaACTTGGATTGAATCAGTTCGATGattcaattattttgatattgaagttgctcactaagtgtttgatgaaatgactcaacgaagtgttattttgggtgcatacattctctgcgGGATCggttggtggcgaggaaggtatgaatacgaaacaaatcactaaaaaaaaaactttacatgataaaactacccccgtatcttgattttgatgctgcctatcgagtgtttaatgaaatacctgtaaaatgcTGTTGTTGTTTTGTAtactatgagaaattgaaggcgTACTTCATGTGCTggagaaaatgtcgcacaggctCGAACTCGGCACGAACTGGCTCGAGCTACTGaacgaactgagtcgagctggccaatcaggctcgaggatcgagtcgagccgagttcaagttaaAGTCAGCTATttgccgagccgagtcgagttgtgctaagctcgactcgatttgactTGTGGACAACTCTAGTCGAATGCTCCTTTTATAACTTTCGGAGGCAATAAAACTCTCATTAAGTTTCCTCATTGATCCATAATTCTTGGGGATCATAACACTTAGTTGTTCTCTGATTATCATAACCCTACCATCGAGATCTTTGCAAATAAGAAATTGTTTTCAAATTTCTTGCCAGTGTGACTGCAAAGATTCATGGATCTTAAAGGATCAGTCTCATTGGACTCGAATCCATTACGATACCCTTGGTTCCCATTTGCTTTGAGAAGAATATGCTTCTTAAATCTTTGTAATCGCCATGAGAGCGGCGATCATCTGAGAGAGGATTTTCTATTTCGGAAGGATTGTGTGAGATGGCTTTGCCGAACATATCCAAATTTGTGATAGATTATATGGTTGTTACATTTGCTATGAATGCCATGATTGATTTAAATACTATATTATCGTGCTAACATGTTAAGACGATCTTTATTGTATGGATTCATGCTCTGATGATTATTGATGTGAATTGAATAATATTAAATCATTACAATCATAAATCTATTATTTTCTCTCGCACCGAGAGATGTATATACTAACTGTGTATATTGATGCATATACATTGAGCATGCATTACATGCATTCATAGTACTCTTGCGCTAATTTCTAGATGCACACTCTAGATGACTACATGCACACTTTATGCTTGAGTACTTGGGGGATCTCTCTAGATAGTTTACCTGATAGATTCATTATTAGGTTCCCACATTAGTAGAAACCTACTCATGGAGTAGATGTGAGTCTTGCCTATGCCTATATTCGGTAAAAGCATACCAGGTGCAGATGTAGGTTGACAGAAATCTGACTCAAGGAAGTGAAGGATTATTCTACTTGACATGCATTTCATGACATCTCAACATACATACTCATACCTGTATACATGTATTTGATTGTTGTTTTGTCCTATCTTATATTGTGCTACGTATGAGACATGTTGGGTTCACTTAGTAGACTGGTCAACTAACGTTGTGGATTGATAATTGTACAGAGGCCAACAATATAGGAAACTTGAATAAAGTGCCGGAGAATGAGACCGGGTTAGCGGAAGAAACTCAGTACTAATGGTCATATTTGACACAAGATGAACTTGCTGGATTCGATGGATGATTTGTTTATACAATTAATTAATTGAAGAATTAGTTTTCATTATTTATAATTAATGATGTTTAAGttcaatttaaaattatttatgactataattttattaaatgtTATTTGATATTTTAGTTGAAAAAAGTCCTAAATGGGTGGATGTAGTTTCGTTTTGGAATTTCATTATGTTGTTGCGAATGTGATGGAATTGGTAAGGAATGAACATGTGATTTTGTGGATGTGTAAATGTTATCGtggtaaaaatataaaatatattaaatttCACATCCTAATAACTATATGATAAGTGGAATTATGTATACTTGGGGTACGAGTCATAAACTACGACTTGggtttgagggtgcacactctatatTCGAATTGCAGGGCATGATACTTCTTCAAGTGCTCCCCTTGTGATTGAATATATAGATGTGGAGCGTGAGAGACCTTAATGTGATTGAATTCTGGTTAAAATTAATataacaaaataaaagaagattacataaatgTTGATTAAAATTGTTGTTAAGATGCTTAATGGAGTAACAACTAAGCTATTCATACATAGTAACATAGCTCCAAAAGTTAACAACTCCCCTATTGACAAGTGGTGATCAATGTAGTGGTAGAGAAAAATGAATGAGTGAAGGCACCCACAACTAGGTAGATTATGGAGAAATAGACAGAAGCATAGTAATAAGATATACAGGCATATATAGCCACCTTTAAAACCATATGCTAAATTAGAAGATGCACTATTATATttaatggttggactggcccaaccaggtGCAACGTGATCAACTTTATGGTATACTACCAGTTATTATTCCACAAATCAATCAATGcatcaaaattaataaaaaaaatattgagtATATTTTCGCCCTAATAGATAATATAGCAaatgagattggagaggagaatgtggCGTAAATTGTGGCTAATAATGAATTAACATATGATTTTGTGGAAAGCATATTGATGTTGAAGATACAATATTTATTCCGATCATCATGTGTTGTACCTTGCGTCGATCTCATATTAGGAGATATTGGAAAGAAGAGGGATATTGGAAAGAAGAGTGATGttgtaaatttgatttaaatggaaAAACAACTAACAACATTCGTTTATAACTATAATAAAGAAGTTAACTAATAGGAGATGGCTACTTAGGCCTACGATGACTAGATTTATGGCAAACTTTATAATCTTT
This window encodes:
- the LOC131243818 gene encoding uncharacterized protein LOC131243818; amino-acid sequence: MVLEASLEVNHFRSITQKLRAFYENFGECFCKLLGVTSLVFYFLFIFLSNNPFGPQSSSLILKRHPTSCNTHNHTPSINTTNLTHIVFGVAGSIKTWRNRGPYVDLWWRPNRTRGFVWLDRAPDYPWPSSSPPFRISEDISRFHDYAKHAMPFAIRMVRVVLESFRADMDNVRWYVMVDDDTVLVLDNLVEVLAKYDHNKYFYIGGNSECISQNTDHSFEMAFGGAAYAMSFPLVKALARILDDCLKRYQTLYGSDHIIQSCIAEIGVSLTREPGFHQIDLHGDISGLLSAHPQSPFLSLHHIDFVDPIFPSMDRLQSLKHIMEPASTDSSRLLQQTICYDKRFNWSLSISWGYSAQIYEKIHPPSILQRPLQTFWPWKNSARPPFMFNVRPLSRDPCEAAHFFFFKSVDVASDGRTITNYIRRSARQIPACDLSGNYSADGVSTIRVFSPATKLQGVGRRRECCEVIPSSDANVTEVTVRACMDNELVG